The following DNA comes from Triticum aestivum cultivar Chinese Spring chromosome 3D, IWGSC CS RefSeq v2.1, whole genome shotgun sequence.
GCTTTATTTTTCCAACAATGTCTACCAACTCATGGATAAGCAAAACCttcaccaatattttggctagcaaaactTTCGGTAGTGCAATCTTAGGCAAAAGCCAAACACACCCATAGAGCAGTGAGTTGCAGTGAGTTGTGATTGCTGGCCAATTCTCATGAAGTATACCTAGTGGAAGGTGACACAATAGCAGCCCCCTCTAGAATCTAACCACCACAAAGGCATTTCCACAAAAATCAAACAGAAAAGGTCGACACTTCCACTTACGGATATCAAGAGAATTACACAAGAATCTGCACGAAAAGGCGGCCGGAGGAAGGAATCTGACTTTACCCATCATACCGGGATTCCTAAGCCTTTTACTATAGCCTACTGTTCGATCATACCCAACTTTTACACTGTCCCCTCTCACCTCCTTGTAACCTACTTAAATAATGCTAAGGATTCCTCAATCGTGTTCCTGCTAAAGATTCCTCAATCGTGTTCAAGCATCCAGATGTTATCTTTTGCAGGCATCTATTATCCTGATAAACAAAACGATGACAGGTTTGCAGTTTTACCGAACTCGCCATAGgaaacatttttatttgagttGTTGTGCATGAACACTGACAGCTCGTGGCACTCTTTTATCCAGGTGAGAAAAATGGAAGTGGGGGAGCAGATGGATGGGCTTACTTGTTGCCCCTGATCTTGAACCAGGTCTCGGCGCACTGCTTGTGGGCGCAGGAGAGGTCGTCCTTGCAGGAGCAGCCGAGCACGATGCCggcgccggactcggcggcggcgctcTCGAGGCCGAGGTGGCAGATGCGGCAGTTCATCTCGTCCTTGTCGGGGCTGGCCTTGGTGATCTCGGCCGCCGGCCCCGCCTCCAGGTCGACGTCGTCCAGCGAGCACTCCGACACGCACGACTTCCTGTCGCGCCCGGCCGCGGCCTCGCCTTCCTTGTCCCCGTCCCCTGCGCCGGCGCCGGAGCGGGCGGACGCGGACGTCGAGGCGCGGTCCTCGAGGGCGGAGGAGTTCTGGCGCGAGTGCCATGACCGGTCCTCGGCGTCCGAGAAGCGCTGGCTCCCCtccccctgctcctcctcctccccggagCTCTCCCCGCCTGGCAGCTTTCCTCCGCCGGCGACGCGCCCCCGCTCCAAGtcaggctcggcggcggcggcggcgaccgccgCTTGCTCGCCGTCGTTCGCCATTGCGCCCGCACGGAAAAAAGGCCACTTTCTCGAAGTAGAAACCTACAGACAATCCAGGAAGAAAAGGAGACGAGATCAGTCCAATTGCTCGCACGCCACCAAATCCAGACAAGAAGAGCACAAACAGGGGCAGGAGCAAACAAGGAACGCCGAAAGCGCGCACTGATTACCACTCACGCGGCCGCAGGCCACTCCAAGGACGCCCCGGCCAGAACACAATGCGGCCGATCACGGGAAGCGGCGAGAGACCCAGGAAGAATCCAAGGTTGGTAGAGCCTAAAGAGATCAGAAATATGCCCCTACCGACGACGCATGAGGTGGGTGGACGTGCCGGGATTTTTAATAAGTGGGCTCCTGATCCATACCCGCggaaggggggagagagggagggggtgGACGCGATGGAGTGTGCAGTCCCAATGCCGAGCTAGAGAGAGTTCCGGCGGAGGAGAGAAGGGGGGAAGAAAAGACTTGCTGCGCGCTTGTCGGGCTGGGGAAGAGACGGAGAAGAGACGGGACGACGGGGTTGGAACGGTGTCTGTGTCTGCGTCACGACGGGTCGTGCTCAGTCTCCCCGAGTAGTAAATGGGGAGACGCCGCGTCATGTCCCGTGCGATTCCGTGGAATTTTTGGTTTTGGCGTCCAAAAGCAGAGCCCCACAATGATCGGTGTCAAATTCAAAAGCAGACGTTTGATTAGCAATAAGTTGTTTATAGTAAAACAAGATGATGTTCGGTACCGAAACTGCATATTTTGCTTAATCTATAAGTCAGATCGTTAGCCTAATAAATGTGTGGTACTACTGCGTATTTGAAACAGTTTTCTCGGTGCAAATTGCACAGCCAAACTTCACTCGGTACTTATTAAATTGTCAAAACTATGTAGACCACACCTCCAAATGTTCCAAAGCAGTTTTGGCTATTCCGAAGTGGTTTTATGTAGCGATGAGGATAAAAGGAGGATGTTTGAATGCGCGGGAGATGGTGGTCTATGTATCGACATTGAGAATGTTTTCTTTCGAAATAAAGTGCAGGAGACGATGGTGtatatattttcttttttttaataaagAAACATTGGACAAGGACACCACAATCCAAATAGAAACTCGAGTTGGCATCCATGGGGAGGTCGATGATGCATGATTTGTCTTCAGGAGGGACGTCGAGACGGGAATATGTGGTGGTTGGGTTACAAATCATAATAGTTAtagttatgtatatatatatatgtggacgTGTGTTAGATGTGTTCTCCGTTCCGGCATATTTGTAGTACTTTTGTCTATGAcgtcttttttttttgcaaaactaatcCAGATCTATGACCAAAGTTCATCGCGAGATAaaacatctcaaacataataaaaattatatcgagATTTCAAGACCACCGAACAACCACTACTGCCGCCAATGCGCCGCTATCGCCGCTCCTCTAACCGAGCCAGCTTGACCGTTGTCGATTACAGCAAGAAAGTCTTCGTGTACGCACCCTAAGGACCAGCGCCCGTTGATTACAATGCTTTGCAATATCCAGACGACACACTATTATTTCTAGAAAATGCTCTAAATGTAGCTCTTAATCTAAAATGGATCCTCACATTGTTTGAACAAGTTCCAGGTATGAGGTTTAATTATCATAAGAATTACTTAGTCCTATTAATTTAGAAGATAATGAACTTGATTCTTTCCTTTAGATTTTCCAGTGTAGAGCTGATTTTTTTCCTATTAAGTATTTGAATTTTCCCTTACACTTTGATAAATTGAGGAGCTATGATTTACAACCTCTAATAGACAAACTCCTTGCTATGATTCCAAGTTGGAGAGGGAAATTACTTTCTTATTTAGGTAAGTCGCTTTGATTAAACCTTGTCTAGCTATTATCCCGGTTTATGTGCCTTCTTTcttcatgtttccaaaatgatCCATAACCCTGATTAATTCTCAGATGGCTAATTGTCTTTGGAGTGATAGTGAGGGTACAGATAAAATTCATCTTGCTAACCGGCCTTCTATTTGCATGAAGAAAGAATTTGGGGGTATGGTTATCCCCAGTTTATAGGATATGGTTTGAGAGATATATTTCCCATGAAGGTCCTCCCCCAAAAAGGATAGTAGATGCTAAATATAATACTAGATGCCCATACATTTTCTACTTTCATGACACACACACTTCCTAGTTTTGGAAAGGTTTTATGTGGGCCATGAAGGTAGTCAAATTGGGATATGAATGGGTTATAAGGTAATGGTAGGCAAGTTAGGTTTTGGGAAGATAGTTGGTTTAGGAATGCTCCCCTTGTTCCCCAATTTTGGGATCTTTATTATATTGCTAATGAGAAGAACAAAATGTTGTTGAACTCTCGCATGGATCTCAGCTTAAGATAGCATTTACAAGAACTTTCTCAAAGGAGATTTTTTTTTTGATTATTTAGTATTTACtgtagacactacaaaaaaaagacacatccgtgacattttgggccgaacaaaaaaaaattgtcatacatatgacacttctatgacgataattgtgacaaaacccggtatcatcatagatgtggtgggctcctacttctatgacaaaaaatcatgacagaaaatgggcttttcgtcctgggcgggccggagacgcagctgcatgacattctttgggccgtccatgacgaaaaaaccgtggtagaagcgagggcgaggaaaattttgggaagttcccggttacggtgggaggtcgggggccgagcgatgcgtgtttctctcgtacacgtacgcgcgtgtgtgcgaggcgttggctctaactgaacccgagcgaggcgttgggctctaactgaacccgagcgattgcattgcaggctacgcgttactgaacccgagcgatcgatcgatggctgttaactgaacccgatcgagcgattccttcgctactgctgctaactgaagccgatcgatgctgcctctgggatgaacagtgagcgttgcgggggggggggggtttggatgaacagtgagcggtggtgttgcctctggatgaacaggaccccgtggtgtggtggagggctggatgaacagtagacggtggaggggtgcccgtggaggggtggttgaacaggaccccgtggtgtggagggctggatgaacagttgacggtggaggggtgcccgtggagggtggttgaacaggatcccgtggtgtggagggctggatgaacagtagacggtggaggggtggttgaacagtagccggtggagtagcgcgcggtggaggctggatgaacaggagcccgtggaggctggaggaggtcgacggtagccggtggaggctggaggaggtcgacggtggagatgaacagtatcccgtggagtcccgttttgcggtacgccacacccctcccgatgaacaggacccccgtttcgaccgtaggaggtccgtttcgtccgttttgcggtacgccacacccctcccgatcaacaggaccccgtttcgaccgtaggaggcccgtttcctccgttttgcggtacgccacacccctcccgatcaacaggacccccgtttcgaacgtaggaggtctgtttcctccgttctgcggtacgccaggcctcgtttccatcgcctgttccgtccaagccctcccgatgaacacgaccacgcattccgttccgacccagccggttggctcccacgcgttccgttgcctcccgatgaacacgacgcattccgttgcctccccatgaacacgacgcattccgttgcctccccatgaacacgacgcattccgttgcctccccatgaacacgacgacgacgctgtttctccgttccgacccagccatgtacacgagccctggccgtacgtatgcgcgagtaggcgttcgagaccccgcccgtatgtacacatacgtggccgtattttctttcttgcaccctggccgatgtacgtacgtgtacatactacgtgcgcgcctctactacgacacgtacgcgcctctactacgacacgtgcgcgtctctacatccaccagtatatatgtacgtacacgttcgcgaccagaatgacaacgctacgtacgcttcgaccaggtgggtcccgactgtcaggcacttccttgcatgcgaagatatagctggtgggtcccagcagtcaggggggcgaatcgtttttttttttgcccggacgcacttccttgcgtgcgaaggtgtagctggtgggtcccagcagtcggggggaaatgtttttttcacgaaatacggtggcccgtccggtgggtccccgctgtcaggtggaggaataattattttgcacgtaataaggaggcacttccttgctgcggccgtggacccagctctcagcctctccacgtacagtccacgtccgatggaagccattccttgaccacgttgaccacgccgcgctgagagcaccaaggcggtggacgacggcgaggcctaggaaggggacgacgcggagccggggaagacgcggcagtggatgcccacgcgtagaggagtatgagggttcactggttcgctgctgtgtgaggctgccgtcgccgcagaataacagggggtgtgggtgagtagagggatggcctggccagcggtgggatagtagggggcggtgaggcctccgccgcattgcagccagccacgagaggcaggagcacgaggcacgaccggcgctggtttgggcggctggagcaagaagatcagaggttgaagaagcactacggccgttggatggacatcgtacggtcactggagctagaatcatgcatattgactaagttgacaaagccctccgtccccgtcaacttagtaggcccacaagtcagcctgccactatactgggtcccagctaacagggggagtattcattttttttgtgcgtaataaggaggcacttccttgcgtgcgaagatatagctggtgggtccgagctgtcagcggcggtaacgttttttcgcgaaatacagaggccctttcggtgggtccctgatgtcaggtggaggaatcattattttgcgcgtaataaggaggcatttccttgcgtgcggccgtggacccagctgtcggcctctccacgtacagtccacttcagatgcatgtcggtcgttgaccacgttgaccaggccgcgccgagagcaccagggcggtgaacgacggcgaggcctaggaagggaacgacacggaggcagggaagactcggcagttgtttcccacgcggaggggagtacgactgtacgagggtttactggttcgtctgccgtcgccggagaataacagcaggtgtgggtgagtagagggatggctaggccagcgatgggagtacggtggggcggtgaggcctgcgcgacaacagagccgaccgcggggaggagggagcaggcagtcccgctggcgcctgtttgagcggctggagcaggaagagcagagattgaagaagcacgacggccgttggatggccatccaacagtcactgcttgtgcgtcaaccttttttttagggaagcctcaaatctgtggaaaaaagcatacaacccatctgccattatttctaataatttacagcccatttacagcccatctgccattactgcttgtgcatacaacatgattgaatacgcctggcccaacggagctaggatatttctcgaacacgaagcagccatagccatcaatgtcacgaacgccccacgtattgtactgcatgtggttagatgtaatggtttggtcaatttggtacgtgcgaatgagcatcaaatgaccaccgtcagctgaacgagcgataaaccaccacccatcggctggtatgattccaggtcatggaatcatgaaggccagcgcatttgcgtctgctgcaacaattcaaactggagaccaaaaggacaaaaataaacaatcatgttcagaataagcaagcaaggtgtcttgaaaagagccggccggttgcagatgagtagacggtacaaagacaccgagcatgcggccagacggatggtgctgagtaggtccatacgactacagatctgctccaagagaacatcggggagggaattccaatcacggctctgcgtgtcagtcggttctgccattggggttttcggtgcctgcgagccagcggggaagtggattcgggcgggcgagcgaagaagcttctcctcgtgtggccgagcagtgagcggggggatatggtacgcgcgagctaccaaggaagatggcgcgggcgggcgagcagtgagcgggggtaaatggtgtgcggccgacgatggggaagagaggaggaagaagagtggaagacggggaagaaagtgcattcaatctcaattctactagtactactaccaggatataccgtccttcggaatgtaaatagttacaccgatgacatgtgggtctaccacaacagggcccatatgtcagttaatggaggaaagaggtgcgtaggcgtatttgcggaagcgtgctctactggcaaacatgatggcagtactgggtaaggctgatttagtaacaccaacacgctggttcagcttattaattacatgtcccatctggtgcagcgtgtattgtcacttcactgcgaagactagttgaataaatctctctgaccgagatggggaataatggatcgcgaggacttcctttctacagtatcccttgcctctacgctcacttcactcattttgctccgtacctagtcacttgttgaaatctgtagaaagacaaatactccgtatttgggaacagagggaggcttttactccgtactatttgggaacagaaggagtatcaccatatggagggaacagagaaagcttgaaatatgaatgtcaatgggagggagtaagccccatgcatgcatgcatgcatgcatgcaacatgcaacactcacacgtacacatggacgcacgcaacactcacgcacccatgcggcacaaagcacacgacgcaacacacacgctcacgctcaagtgctcaacctactccctacgtccgtgaaagactgtacatttagagatttacacattgaccagggcataattaacgcccaaaagtagcagacttatgtgtgcatgcgaccattgagataagaagattaaatgaaggccgttgcatgctgtaattaaggatagacatgtagcctatacctacagcacaagttggtgcattagtcaatgaatatcgatttagattaaaggctaaat
Coding sequences within:
- the LOC123079764 gene encoding uncharacterized protein — translated: MANDGEQAAVAAAAAEPDLERGRVAGGGKLPGGESSGEEEEQGEGSQRFSDAEDRSWHSRQNSSALEDRASTSASARSGAGAGDGDKEGEAAAGRDRKSCVSECSLDDVDLEAGPAAEITKASPDKDEMNCRICHLGLESAAAESGAGIVLGCSCKDDLSCAHKQCAETWFKIRGNKICEICGSTACNVVGFGDAEFMEQWNESGNSAATQAPTNETRRFWQGHRFLNFLLACMVFAFVISWLFHFNVPG